From the genome of Leptolyngbya iicbica LK, one region includes:
- a CDS encoding AI-2E family transporter, which produces MANSSEKRGFVTLLIGLASLVLVIAGMRAVSGLLGPILLSLFVVMLTSPLMQWLKARGLPNWLAYTLVLLGVIFVGLALIVFLAASLAQLSAELPSYRNRIDTQITAFIQWLDSIGIQARDIRDLEWFQPERILQALFYFISALFGTVSNVGFTLLIFIYMLASAANFSSRLRYALATTNQPMLQRFSSFSSSISTYLLIKSWLGALTALLQVVLMWILGIDFAVLWGVFSFLFNFIPNIGFYISLIPPTLIALLTLGWAKALIFAVGYTLINNFFDIAIAPRYLGKGLDLSTIVTFLAVVLWAWILGPIGAFLALPLTVMVKILLLEPFPETQLLAQLMGAGEAGETPVVAVADSDREADNS; this is translated from the coding sequence ATGGCTAATTCTTCAGAAAAACGTGGCTTTGTGACTCTGCTGATTGGCCTCGCCAGTCTGGTACTCGTGATCGCTGGAATGCGGGCTGTTTCTGGCCTGCTCGGTCCCATTTTGCTGTCGTTGTTTGTGGTGATGTTGACCAGTCCGTTGATGCAGTGGCTCAAAGCCCGCGGACTGCCCAATTGGCTCGCCTACACGTTAGTTCTGTTAGGGGTAATTTTTGTCGGCTTGGCACTGATTGTGTTTCTCGCGGCTTCGCTGGCGCAGCTTTCAGCCGAACTGCCCAGCTACCGCAACCGGATTGATACCCAGATCACCGCATTTATCCAATGGCTGGATAGTATCGGCATCCAGGCCCGAGATATTCGAGATTTGGAATGGTTCCAGCCTGAGCGGATTTTGCAAGCGCTGTTTTACTTTATTTCGGCGTTGTTCGGTACGGTTTCTAATGTGGGCTTTACCCTGCTGATTTTCATCTACATGCTGGCGAGTGCGGCGAACTTTTCCAGCCGCTTGCGTTATGCATTAGCCACTACCAATCAGCCGATGCTCCAACGGTTTAGCTCTTTTTCTAGCAGCATCAGCACCTATCTCTTAATTAAGAGCTGGTTAGGCGCATTGACCGCCCTGTTGCAAGTGGTGCTCATGTGGATTTTGGGCATCGACTTTGCCGTTTTGTGGGGAGTTTTTTCCTTCCTGTTCAACTTTATTCCCAATATCGGTTTCTATATTTCCTTGATTCCCCCCACGCTGATTGCGTTGCTGACTTTGGGCTGGGCTAAGGCTTTGATTTTTGCCGTGGGCTATACCCTGATCAACAATTTCTTTGATATTGCGATCGCCCCTCGCTATCTCGGCAAAGGGCTGGATTTGTCGACGATTGTCACCTTTCTGGCGGTGGTCTTGTGGGCCTGGATTCTCGGTCCCATCGGGGCGTTTTTGGCGCTACCGCTCACGGTCATGGTGAAAATCTTGCTGCTGGAACCGTTTCCTGAAACCCAGCTGCTGGCGCAACTCATGGGGGCAGGAGAGGCAGGGGAGACGCCCGTTGTGGCTGTCGCCGACAGCGATCGCGAGGCTGACAACTCCTAA
- a CDS encoding aldo/keto reductase — MAQTTEVAQSSAIALPEMGCGTWAWGNRLLWGYSPEMDEQLQAVFNHCVSAGVTLFDTGDSYGTGRLNGRSEALLGQFASAYEGANRDRLCLATKLAAYPWRLTRGAMHQACAASAQRLGRPVDLAQLHWSTANYAPWQEGALLDGLADLVEQGQVKGIGLSNFGPQRLQKIYPRFRDRGIPVTTLQVQYSLLSTYPVTELGIRDVCDELGIRLIAYSPLALGILTGKYEIGGKLPSGLRGFVFRQLLPGVQPILDTLNAIAIFREKTMAQIALNWCLCKGFIPIPGAKTLVQAQQNTGALGWRLDAGEVLELDNAVRRSDKQMVQNIFQTR, encoded by the coding sequence ATGGCGCAAACGACAGAAGTGGCTCAATCGTCGGCGATCGCGCTACCAGAGATGGGCTGTGGGACTTGGGCTTGGGGCAATCGACTGCTGTGGGGTTACTCGCCAGAGATGGATGAGCAGTTGCAGGCCGTCTTTAATCATTGTGTGAGCGCTGGTGTCACGCTGTTTGATACAGGTGATTCTTACGGTACGGGCCGTCTCAATGGCCGCAGCGAGGCGTTGCTGGGGCAATTTGCCAGCGCCTATGAGGGGGCCAATCGCGATCGCCTCTGTCTGGCGACCAAACTCGCTGCCTATCCCTGGCGACTGACTCGGGGGGCAATGCACCAAGCCTGCGCGGCATCAGCCCAGCGACTGGGCCGCCCCGTCGATTTGGCGCAACTGCACTGGTCAACCGCGAACTATGCCCCCTGGCAAGAGGGCGCTCTACTAGACGGGCTGGCGGATCTCGTAGAACAAGGTCAGGTCAAAGGCATTGGCCTGTCGAACTTTGGGCCGCAACGACTGCAAAAAATCTATCCTCGCTTTCGCGATCGCGGCATCCCCGTCACCACCCTGCAAGTGCAATATTCCTTGCTATCAACCTATCCCGTCACCGAGTTGGGCATTCGAGACGTGTGCGATGAGTTGGGAATTCGGCTGATTGCCTACAGTCCTTTAGCATTGGGCATTCTCACTGGCAAATATGAAATCGGTGGTAAGTTGCCCAGTGGTTTACGCGGTTTCGTGTTTCGCCAATTACTGCCGGGGGTACAGCCAATTTTGGATACGCTGAACGCGATCGCCATCTTTCGGGAAAAAACGATGGCCCAAATTGCGTTGAACTGGTGTCTTTGCAAGGGATTCATTCCCATTCCTGGAGCTAAAACATTGGTCCAGGCGCAGCAAAACACAGGTGCGTTGGGCTGGCGGCTTGATGCGGGCGAAGTGCTAGAACTCGACAATGCGGTCAGACGCAGCGATAAGCAAATGGTGCAAAATATCTTCCAGACCCGCTAA
- the pgr5 gene encoding cyclic electron transport protein PGR5, which yields MFAPFIVLTRQLIGDRKLKQIRGQAIALHSKVITNFCNRVGIPSKERQAFIRMARDHGKTLGLLA from the coding sequence ATGTTTGCTCCTTTTATCGTCCTGACTCGTCAACTGATTGGTGACCGCAAGCTCAAGCAGATCCGTGGCCAAGCGATCGCGTTACATTCCAAAGTCATTACAAACTTCTGCAACCGCGTCGGGATTCCTAGTAAAGAGCGGCAGGCGTTTATCCGCATGGCTCGGGACCACGGTAAGACGTTGGGGCTATTAGCCTAA
- the psb34 gene encoding photosystem II assembly protein Psb34: protein MYTTQLDNGVLNAYAVETEAYLAEYPSTEQQQRYMLQGAMASLLVTGLFLVALAVS, encoded by the coding sequence ATGTACACCACACAACTAGACAACGGCGTTCTCAATGCATACGCAGTCGAAACAGAAGCTTATTTGGCGGAGTATCCCTCAACTGAGCAGCAGCAGCGTTACATGCTTCAAGGTGCGATGGCTAGTTTGCTTGTAACCGGTTTGTTCCTGGTGGCACTGGCGGTGAGCTAA
- a CDS encoding Eco57I restriction-modification methylase domain-containing protein, with the protein MTPSSAMTGKAAGALFNQKTVENALKGFTFPPDLADRHQKVQEWITSLKSGRLAKVKEVSLHGPFLNDIFQTVLGYRSIIGGDRWELHAEQTIADGGGSADGAIGLFHAKTEDSGKVKLQGRVVAPIELKGVTNDLDRAVKGRHESAVDQGWRYANYTPDCRWVIVSNYREIRLYQTSKTPAYYERFRLEDLEDLDTFKQFYFLLCRNNFLPASADPKAKSRIDQLLIESANADEDITKALYQDYKKVRLAIAKHFLHMGPADLSERNITLIAAAQKVLDRILFIAFCEDRGLLPEKTLQQAHDHQDPYSPRTIWENFKAVFQAVDKGNSALSIPGYNGGLFAHDPLLDEQLMVSDILCSQLNQLTTYDFESEVSVNILGHIFEQSVSDLEELRAQATHQAYDQKQGRRKTQGVYYTPAFITQYIVGVALGEYLERKKDALWEAMGIDQIRANAVRQRQRAEIQFWERYRDEVLTQTRVIDPACGSGAFLIAAFDFLNRKYEEVNERLAALKTEDESGEFVGQRSLFDLTKTILNQNLYGVDLSPESVEITKLSLWLKTAERGKTLTYLDNNIKVGNSIIADPAFDPAYAFDWEAAFPVVFASGGFDVVIGNPPYVRQELLTPFKPYLQEHYAAYDGVADIYVYFYEKGLNILRPNGILSYIVTNKWLRAGYGEPLRQFFSENSVFEQIIDFGHAPIFEDADVFPCIVSVRKPEAVEAKEIEKPEAAAPVQVCPVPREHLENINLPQYINQEGYEVPWARYGKEEWSLESPAVEQLMDKLKVVGVCLNDFLGTPPLYGLKTGYNKAFLIDQETRDEIVSKDSQSVQIIKPYLRGQDINRWNSEWQKLWMIMTTPDIRIEQYPGVKEHLEQHRERLDSRAGRQEWWQLQSMPAQYKRFEKPKIIYQEIQFHPSYCYDTEGYYTNNKCFILATEELFPLAVLNSPIGWWHNWRYLPHMKDEALTPKGELIENFPIAPPTDEIRAEVEPAVQQLIEFTKANQEATRDILDWLQLEHGIEKPGNKLSDFASLPLDDFLKEVKKRRPKAAGSLGPKPLKELKAAYSDYAHPIQQRRNAGLTLEHRISDLVNQAYGLTPEEIDLMWKTAPPRMPFNRP; encoded by the coding sequence ATGACTCCAAGCTCCGCCATGACCGGAAAAGCTGCTGGTGCCCTCTTTAACCAGAAGACCGTCGAGAATGCCCTGAAGGGCTTCACGTTTCCGCCAGACCTGGCCGATCGCCATCAGAAGGTACAGGAGTGGATCACCTCGCTGAAGTCGGGCAGGCTCGCCAAGGTCAAGGAAGTCTCGCTCCACGGGCCGTTTCTCAACGACATCTTTCAAACGGTGTTAGGGTACCGCTCGATTATTGGGGGCGATCGCTGGGAGCTGCACGCCGAACAAACCATTGCCGATGGCGGCGGTTCAGCGGACGGAGCGATCGGGCTATTCCATGCCAAGACGGAAGATTCGGGCAAGGTGAAGCTTCAGGGGCGGGTGGTGGCCCCGATTGAACTCAAGGGCGTCACCAATGACCTCGATCGCGCCGTCAAGGGTCGCCATGAATCAGCGGTGGATCAGGGCTGGCGCTATGCCAATTACACCCCCGATTGCCGCTGGGTGATCGTGTCGAACTATCGCGAAATCCGGCTTTACCAGACCAGTAAAACCCCGGCTTATTACGAGCGGTTTCGGCTCGAAGACCTGGAAGACCTGGACACCTTCAAGCAGTTCTATTTCCTGCTGTGTCGCAACAACTTTTTGCCCGCCTCGGCGGACCCCAAAGCCAAATCCCGCATTGACCAGTTGCTCATCGAGTCGGCCAACGCCGATGAAGACATCACCAAAGCGCTCTACCAGGACTACAAAAAGGTGCGGCTGGCGATCGCCAAGCATTTCCTCCACATGGGGCCAGCCGACCTGTCCGAGCGCAACATCACCCTCATCGCCGCTGCCCAAAAGGTGCTCGATCGCATCCTGTTCATTGCCTTTTGCGAAGACCGGGGGCTGCTGCCGGAGAAAACGCTACAACAGGCCCACGACCACCAAGATCCCTACAGTCCGCGCACGATTTGGGAGAACTTTAAGGCGGTCTTTCAAGCGGTGGACAAGGGCAACAGCGCCCTTTCGATTCCCGGCTACAATGGCGGTCTCTTTGCCCACGACCCGCTGCTCGATGAGCAATTGATGGTCTCCGACATTCTCTGTAGCCAGCTCAACCAGCTCACCACCTACGATTTTGAGTCAGAGGTCTCGGTCAACATTCTGGGGCACATCTTTGAGCAGTCGGTCTCCGATTTGGAGGAACTGCGCGCCCAGGCGACCCACCAGGCATACGACCAGAAGCAGGGCCGCCGCAAGACCCAGGGCGTCTATTACACTCCGGCGTTCATCACGCAGTACATCGTCGGGGTGGCGCTGGGCGAATATCTGGAGCGCAAGAAAGATGCCCTCTGGGAAGCCATGGGCATTGACCAGATTCGCGCCAATGCGGTGCGGCAGCGGCAGCGGGCCGAGATTCAGTTTTGGGAGCGCTACCGGGATGAGGTGCTGACCCAAACCCGCGTGATCGATCCGGCCTGCGGTTCGGGCGCGTTTCTCATTGCGGCTTTTGACTTTTTGAATCGCAAGTATGAGGAAGTGAATGAACGGCTGGCCGCCCTCAAAACGGAGGATGAGTCGGGGGAGTTTGTCGGTCAGCGCAGTCTGTTTGACCTGACGAAGACCATCCTCAACCAGAACCTTTACGGGGTAGACCTATCGCCGGAGTCGGTGGAGATTACTAAGCTCTCCCTCTGGCTGAAGACGGCGGAGCGGGGCAAGACGCTGACCTATCTAGACAACAACATCAAGGTGGGCAACTCCATCATTGCGGACCCGGCGTTTGACCCGGCCTATGCCTTTGACTGGGAAGCGGCGTTTCCGGTGGTGTTTGCCAGTGGCGGGTTTGATGTGGTGATTGGCAACCCGCCCTATGTGCGCCAGGAGTTGCTGACGCCCTTCAAGCCCTATCTGCAAGAGCACTATGCGGCCTATGACGGTGTGGCGGATATCTATGTCTATTTCTACGAAAAGGGGCTGAATATCCTGCGGCCCAATGGGATTTTGTCGTACATCGTGACGAACAAGTGGCTGCGGGCGGGCTATGGGGAACCGCTACGGCAGTTTTTTTCGGAGAACAGTGTGTTTGAGCAAATCATCGACTTCGGCCATGCCCCAATTTTTGAGGATGCCGATGTGTTTCCGTGCATTGTCTCAGTGAGAAAGCCGGAGGCAGTGGAAGCAAAAGAGATAGAGAAGCCGGAAGCGGCGGCCCCTGTTCAGGTGTGTCCAGTGCCAAGGGAACATCTAGAGAATATCAACCTCCCTCAATACATCAACCAAGAAGGTTACGAGGTTCCTTGGGCGCGCTATGGCAAGGAAGAGTGGAGCTTAGAATCTCCTGCTGTCGAACAACTCATGGATAAGCTCAAGGTAGTAGGCGTTTGCCTGAATGATTTCCTTGGAACTCCTCCTCTATACGGCTTAAAAACAGGCTATAACAAAGCATTTTTAATAGACCAAGAGACTAGAGATGAAATTGTTTCTAAAGACTCCCAATCAGTGCAAATAATCAAACCGTATCTAAGAGGACAGGACATTAACAGATGGAATTCAGAGTGGCAAAAGCTTTGGATGATAATGACTACGCCCGATATTAGAATAGAGCAATATCCTGGAGTCAAAGAACATCTTGAGCAACACCGAGAAAGACTTGATTCCAGGGCAGGCAGACAAGAATGGTGGCAGCTTCAATCTATGCCTGCACAATATAAAAGATTCGAGAAACCAAAAATAATTTATCAAGAAATCCAGTTTCACCCGTCATATTGCTACGACACTGAAGGGTATTACACAAATAACAAATGCTTCATTTTAGCCACGGAGGAGCTGTTTCCTCTAGCTGTTTTGAATTCACCGATTGGTTGGTGGCACAACTGGCGTTATCTTCCTCACATGAAAGATGAAGCACTAACCCCCAAAGGAGAATTAATCGAAAACTTTCCCATTGCTCCACCGACAGACGAAATCCGCGCCGAAGTCGAACCTGCCGTCCAACAACTGATCGAATTCACCAAAGCTAATCAGGAAGCTACCCGCGATATCCTCGACTGGCTCCAGCTCGAACACGGCATCGAAAAACCCGGCAACAAACTCAGCGACTTCGCCAGCCTGCCCCTTGACGACTTCCTCAAAGAAGTCAAAAAACGCCGCCCCAAAGCCGCCGGTAGCCTCGGCCCCAAACCCCTCAAAGAACTCAAAGCAGCCTACAGCGACTACGCCCACCCCATTCAGCAGCGCCGCAACGCGGGCCTCACCCTAGAGCACCGCATCTCTGATCTGGTCAACCAAGCCTACGGCCTTACCCCCGAAGAAATCGACCTCATGTGGAAGACCGCCCCACCCCGCATGCCTTTCAATCGGCCATAA
- the vapB gene encoding type II toxin-antitoxin system VapB family antitoxin, producing the protein MTIDTQIVQALEHMPDNLKHELLHYAEYLIANYAKDNSGQGSQPLKRRSGILQGTFVLPLPDDFDEPLEDFQDYMS; encoded by the coding sequence ATGACCATTGATACCCAAATTGTCCAAGCGCTAGAGCACATGCCGGATAACTTGAAGCATGAGCTACTGCACTATGCCGAATACTTAATTGCCAATTACGCCAAAGATAATTCTGGTCAGGGGTCACAGCCTCTCAAGCGACGTTCCGGCATTTTACAAGGCACCTTTGTCTTGCCTCTACCTGATGATTTTGATGAGCCTTTAGAAGACTTTCAGGACTATATGTCGTGA
- a CDS encoding DUF4278 domain-containing protein, with amino-acid sequence MKLSFLGQSYEASIHAVDAVETSETAIFLGQPYARKQYTNRQRQQPASELTYRGIKYTT; translated from the coding sequence ATGAAACTCTCTTTCCTTGGTCAGTCCTACGAAGCGTCCATCCATGCGGTTGACGCCGTCGAGACCAGCGAAACTGCCATCTTCCTCGGCCAACCCTACGCCCGGAAACAGTACACCAACCGCCAACGCCAACAGCCCGCTTCTGAACTGACCTATCGCGGCATTAAGTACACCACTTAA
- a CDS encoding pentapeptide repeat-containing protein produces MKAKKTFNNIEEQLLSIPTWRLITEVVVILAGLAIVLEPDKSVNPAKVIFDSAESIAIASAVVLYFKEIPERKKQRHYEAWQTIDNAHGIETSYARRKAIEDLYEDNISFYEIDIPKADLQTINLSGADLRNANLHGDDLSGADLSGADLSGADLRKANLRNTWLRGTNLEEANLHRADLSGANLFDIGGTKNQYPNCHVDGIESDYLALIHDTINRQNTNLSGADLSRANLSRANLSGANLSRANLSGTYLNDINLEEAYLRGGNLKEAYLYGASLYGADLSGTDLSGADLSGADLSGANLEEAHIRSANLKEANLEDTNFSGADLSGADLSGAVFGRDRYCNASFCNANLRQAILKSGNLSGADLSGADLSGTILSGVDLSGANLSGAQLSCTDLKEANLGYDGLLNRTNLSGANLDFADLSGTILSGVDLSDTNLSGTNLSGADLSDASLDGADLSGVDLSKIKWNESTQWPAAEEVAKARNISKELKQQLGIE; encoded by the coding sequence ATGAAGGCAAAAAAAACATTTAATAATATTGAGGAGCAACTACTGTCAATTCCTACATGGCGGTTAATCACAGAAGTTGTCGTCATTTTGGCTGGTCTCGCAATCGTCCTTGAACCCGACAAATCAGTCAATCCTGCAAAAGTAATATTTGATAGTGCAGAGTCAATTGCAATCGCTTCAGCGGTAGTCCTTTACTTCAAGGAAATTCCCGAACGAAAAAAGCAGCGACATTATGAAGCATGGCAGACCATTGACAATGCTCACGGTATTGAAACGAGCTATGCACGCAGAAAAGCAATAGAAGATTTATATGAAGACAATATTTCGTTTTATGAGATAGATATTCCAAAAGCAGATTTACAAACCATTAACCTCAGTGGTGCTGATCTCAGGAATGCCAACCTCCACGGTGACGACCTCAGCGGTGCCGATCTTAGCGGTGCCGATCTTAGCGGTGCCGACCTCAGGAAGGCAAACCTCAGAAATACGTGGCTCCGTGGTACCAACCTCGAAGAAGCCAACCTCCATCGTGCTGATCTTAGCGGTGCCAATCTGTTTGATATTGGTGGCACTAAAAATCAATACCCAAACTGTCACGTTGACGGTATCGAGAGTGATTATCTCGCCTTGATCCACGACACTATCAACCGCCAAAATACCAACCTTAGTGGTGCCGACCTCAGCAGGGCCAACCTCAGCAGGGCCAACCTCAGCGGGGCCAACCTCAGCAGGGCCAACCTCAGTGGAACCTATCTCAACGATATCAATCTCGAAGAGGCCTACCTTAGGGGAGGTAACCTTAAAGAGGCCTACCTCTACGGTGCTAGCCTCTATGGTGCCGACCTCAGCGGTACCGACCTCAGCGGGGCTGACCTCAGCGGGGCTGACCTCAGCGGGGCCAACCTCGAAGAAGCTCACATCCGTAGTGCTAACCTCAAGGAGGCTAACCTCGAAGATACCAACTTCAGCGGTGCCGACCTCAGCGGTGCCGACCTCAGCGGTGCCGTCTTCGGCCGTGACCGCTACTGCAATGCAAGTTTCTGCAATGCTAACCTCAGGCAGGCCATCCTCAAGAGTGGCAACCTCAGCGGGGCTGATCTTAGCGGTGCCGACCTCAGCGGTACCATCCTCAGCGGTGTCGACCTCAGCGGTGCTAACCTCAGCGGGGCCCAGCTCAGCTGTACCGACCTCAAGGAAGCCAACCTTGGCTACGATGGCCTCTTAAACAGAACTAATCTCAGTGGAGCCAATCTCGACTTCGCTGACCTCAGCGGTACCATCCTCAGCGGTGTCGACCTCAGCGATACCAACCTCAGCGGCACCAACCTCAGCGGGGCTGACCTCAGCGATGCCAGTCTCGACGGTGCCGACCTCAGCGGTGTCGACCTTAGCAAAATAAAATGGAACGAATCTACCCAATGGCCCGCCGCTGAAGAAGTCGCCAAAGCCAGGAATATCTCCAAAGAACTGAAGCAACAGCTCGGGATTGAATAG
- a CDS encoding amidohydrolase yields the protein MTHSRPSASSNPQSPRPSLNCGCCGISLNAWVKYARETAFTNEVFGHISTLGDRISRRNLMRSGAFLVGAAAAFGPKSFAHAQSTPTETTSSTPGSIVSPSPDATTVFVNGTILTVDAEFSVVEAMAIRGDQILAVGTQEAVLQLAGDQATQVDLAGKTVLPGFVDPHVHAVTGALISGLMEYVGIARFTTTEEVLNFLREQAAVTAPGDWIVARNFDPSVQAGPEALTFAELDAVSTEHPIFVLNASGHLAYANSAAFAAAEIPPDVANPPGAEFVRDAEGNLNGVMKNNVAFGQVLFRYPALADADPVAALLNLAARFNQVGLTTMSEFSLGPADLEVLNATAATGNLTARIRAYPFYTYDDAWDEMGLQPQTGDAIARIAGYKLVSDGSNQGYTGLQREPYLNTDNYGLAYTEPEELTRLATKRSQQGWQLAIHANGDRAIDNVLDTLEAVQATGIDVRSLRPRIEHCSILHDEQIARMKELGVSASFLIGHVYYWGVAFRDEIFGEEKAELLDRARSCEVAGVGFTLHSDFMVTDPNPLQMIETAVTRRTQKEPDYALAPWEAVTVESAIRAVTAEAAWQLHSDHEVGSLEPGKFADFVILDNDPRRVTPSQISAITILETWMNGHLVYQR from the coding sequence ATGACTCACTCTCGACCTAGCGCCTCGTCCAATCCCCAGTCGCCCCGTCCCAGTTTGAACTGTGGGTGTTGCGGCATCTCTCTGAATGCCTGGGTCAAATATGCGAGAGAGACGGCATTTACGAATGAAGTGTTTGGGCACATCTCGACCCTGGGCGATCGCATCAGTCGCCGCAATTTAATGCGATCGGGGGCCTTTCTCGTCGGGGCGGCGGCGGCCTTTGGCCCCAAATCCTTTGCTCACGCGCAATCTACCCCGACCGAAACAACCAGCAGCACACCGGGGTCCATCGTTTCCCCCAGCCCAGACGCCACCACGGTGTTTGTCAATGGCACGATTCTCACGGTGGATGCTGAGTTTTCGGTGGTTGAGGCCATGGCCATCCGGGGCGATCAAATCCTGGCGGTGGGGACGCAGGAGGCGGTGCTTCAGTTAGCGGGCGACCAGGCCACGCAGGTTGATTTAGCCGGTAAAACGGTGTTGCCTGGGTTTGTCGATCCCCATGTGCATGCGGTGACCGGCGCCCTCATTTCCGGCTTGATGGAGTATGTGGGCATTGCTCGGTTCACCACAACTGAGGAAGTGTTGAACTTTCTCCGCGAGCAGGCGGCGGTCACCGCCCCCGGCGACTGGATCGTGGCGCGCAACTTTGATCCGTCGGTGCAGGCTGGCCCCGAGGCCTTAACCTTTGCCGAACTGGATGCCGTGTCAACAGAGCACCCAATTTTTGTGCTGAATGCGTCGGGCCATTTGGCCTACGCCAACTCGGCGGCATTTGCGGCGGCGGAAATTCCTCCCGATGTGGCAAACCCGCCCGGTGCAGAATTTGTGCGGGATGCTGAGGGCAACCTGAACGGGGTGATGAAAAACAATGTGGCCTTTGGGCAAGTCTTGTTCCGATATCCGGCCCTGGCGGATGCGGACCCGGTCGCCGCGTTGCTGAATCTCGCGGCGCGGTTTAACCAGGTGGGGCTAACGACGATGAGTGAATTTAGCCTGGGGCCAGCAGATTTAGAGGTGTTAAACGCCACCGCCGCCACCGGCAATTTGACGGCTCGGATTCGGGCGTATCCGTTTTATACCTATGACGATGCGTGGGATGAGATGGGTTTGCAGCCGCAGACTGGGGATGCGATCGCCCGCATTGCGGGTTACAAGCTGGTGTCGGATGGCTCAAACCAGGGCTACACCGGACTGCAGCGAGAACCGTACCTGAACACCGACAACTATGGCCTGGCCTACACCGAGCCGGAAGAGCTCACCCGGTTGGCCACGAAGCGATCGCAACAGGGCTGGCAACTGGCGATTCACGCTAACGGCGATCGCGCCATTGACAATGTGTTGGATACCCTGGAAGCCGTCCAAGCCACGGGCATTGACGTGCGATCGCTGCGGCCCAGAATTGAGCATTGTTCCATCCTCCACGATGAGCAAATTGCCCGCATGAAGGAGTTGGGCGTTTCAGCTAGCTTTTTGATCGGCCATGTCTACTACTGGGGCGTTGCCTTCCGGGATGAGATTTTTGGCGAAGAAAAAGCCGAACTGCTCGATCGCGCCCGCAGTTGCGAAGTCGCTGGGGTGGGCTTTACCCTCCATTCTGACTTTATGGTTACCGATCCCAATCCCCTCCAGATGATCGAGACGGCCGTGACCCGCCGCACCCAAAAAGAGCCAGACTACGCCCTCGCCCCCTGGGAAGCCGTCACCGTTGAGTCGGCGATTCGGGCCGTCACTGCCGAAGCCGCCTGGCAACTGCACTCAGACCATGAGGTGGGCAGCCTGGAACCCGGCAAGTTCGCCGATTTCGTCATCCTCGATAACGATCCTCGGCGCGTGACGCCCTCCCAAATTAGTGCGATCACCATCTTAGAAACCTGGATGAACGGCCACCTCGTTTACCAGCGCTAA
- a CDS encoding GIY-YIG nuclease family protein — MTMSLQLAALPNLSIQHLDRLPDCPAIYFAIDDQGRVLYVGRAKNLANRWRGKGHHRTEQLKRIHRRHPVTLAWLDCADCCERLKELEDQYIEEFQPLLNGTEVPAVKVIPAETVLQQSLEKIAKYVVIFGVVEPPDAEYPTVILKYLGWQRETTNLRRIFNGTNRKPSSLYWTEFVRRNPGAWWRSRCNGVALQLGPWIELPGMPMPVTEAIARDQNLHPLAGIPLLTLTSEVLEQLLRSDPNLVKSYPNLKPYQADPIPLVWKDFAMKRGRDQ; from the coding sequence ATGACTATGTCGCTACAACTCGCTGCCTTACCAAACTTAAGCATTCAGCACCTGGACCGCCTGCCCGATTGCCCCGCGATCTACTTTGCGATCGACGATCAGGGCCGCGTGCTCTATGTGGGGCGAGCCAAGAACCTGGCCAACCGCTGGCGCGGCAAAGGGCATCATCGCACTGAGCAACTCAAGCGCATTCATCGGCGGCATCCGGTCACGCTGGCATGGCTCGATTGTGCAGACTGCTGCGAGCGCCTGAAGGAATTGGAAGATCAATACATCGAAGAGTTTCAGCCCCTGCTGAATGGGACCGAAGTCCCGGCGGTTAAAGTCATTCCTGCCGAAACCGTCTTGCAGCAAAGCCTGGAGAAAATTGCTAAGTACGTGGTGATTTTTGGTGTGGTTGAGCCCCCTGACGCAGAGTACCCCACCGTCATCCTCAAATATCTGGGCTGGCAAAGAGAAACCACCAATCTACGCCGCATTTTCAATGGCACAAACCGCAAGCCCTCATCGCTGTATTGGACTGAGTTTGTCCGACGTAATCCAGGTGCTTGGTGGCGATCGCGATGCAATGGGGTGGCATTACAGCTCGGCCCCTGGATTGAGTTACCCGGTATGCCGATGCCCGTGACGGAGGCGATCGCCCGCGATCAGAACTTGCATCCTTTGGCTGGAATCCCACTCCTAACCCTGACGTCTGAAGTGCTGGAGCAGTTACTCCGAAGTGATCCCAATCTGGTGAAGAGCTATCCCAATCTGAAGCCTTATCAAGCCGACCCCATTCCGCTGGTGTGGAAAGACTTTGCAATGAAGCGGGGAAGGGATCAATGA
- a CDS encoding DUF4278 domain-containing protein, with amino-acid sequence MKLSFLGQSYETSIHAVDAVETSETATFLGKPYHRKQYTVNQRHQPSTEMTYRGVRYTA; translated from the coding sequence ATGAAACTTTCCTTCCTCGGCCAATCCTACGAAACCTCCATCCATGCGGTTGACGCCGTCGAGACTAGCGAAACCGCCACCTTCCTCGGCAAGCCTTATCACCGCAAGCAATACACCGTTAACCAACGCCATCAGCCCAGCACCGAAATGACCTATCGCGGTGTCCGCTACACCGCTTAG